CCAAATTTCTTTTCCTCTGTGCGTCTTCTTTTTTAGGCCGGTTTCGTACTATAGTGAGTCGATTCTGTCATTCTGATTTCAGGCATTCCCAGTATTTTGCGAAGGTGAATTCGATCCGGGACTCCATCACATCTCGAAACGGATTTTTCATGACAAAAAATGCCTCACGACAACCGATCTCCTCTGTCGGAATCTTTACCAAACCTCACAGGTCTGACGATATTCGTCTTATACTCGAATCCCTCATCCCGTGGTTGGAAAAACAGGGAATTTCCGTTTACCTCGATCTGGAAGGCTCCAAAACACTTCCCTCGACAACGGGGTGGACAAAGGAGGAAATTGTTCGCCGGGCCGACCTTGTCCTCGTCCTCGGGGGAGACGGAACGCTCCTTGCCGCTGCCGGGGTGGTCGCAGACCATCAGCTTGAAAAAGCGAAATCTTCTCTTCCTCCTCCGATTCTCGGGATTAACCTCGGCAATCTTGGCTTCCTGACGGAGATTCAGACATCCGAGATCTTTGATGTGTTGACAAAAGTCCTGGACGGACATTACCTGACAGAAAAACGTCTCATGCTCATGACACGGATCATTCGGCACGGGCATTCCATCAGCGAATCCCATGTCCTGAACGATGTCGTCATCAATCAAGGGTCGAAAGCTCGTCTGGTGGAATTCGACATTTATATGGATTCACTCTTCGTTACCTCACTGAAAGGGGACGGTGTCATTTTTTCAACCCCAACCGGATCAACCGCCTATAACCTTTCCGCAGGTGGTCCCATCGTTTATCCGGAAATGGACGGAATCATCATGACACCGATTTGTCCGCACACACTCACCCATCGGCCCCTCCTTCTCCCCGACCAGACACGTCTCGAGATTCTCATTAAAAAAGGGGATTCGGTCATCGTCACATTTGACGGACAGGTCGATCACCCCCTTGTCGCAGGAGACTTGATCGAAATCACCCGATCGCCCGCCATGACGACCCTGATCGTATCGCCAGACAGGAACTATTTTGAGATATTGCGGGACAAGTTAAAGTGGGGAGACCGGTCGCACAACTAGAATTTTCTTGAAGACAGAACAACGCTGCAGGGACGATTCCCAAAGGAGGAAAGACGGCACAATGGAGCAGATATTCGATCCGGGAACTCTTCTGAAGGAAATGACTTCCGCTGCGGAAAAGGCAGGGGCGAACAAGATTCGGGTAAAAGGGCAGGTCGCCTGGGAAGGAAAGAGCGTTCCGATCCTCAAGATCCTTTTTCGGTCAAAACCGGAAAACCCCCGTGTTCTGTTATCAGCCGGTATTCACGGAGACGAGCCGGCCGGCCCCCATTCCGTTCTCTCACTTCTTCGGGCCTGGAAGGAAACCCCGCTTTCAACCTTTCTGCAGGAAATCAATCTTGATCTGTTTCCGATGATCAATCCCTCCGGACTGGATAAAAACACCCGGGAGAATGCGGCAGGAATCGATCTGAACCGCGAATTTGCAAAGGGACACCCTGCACACGAGGTTCGCCTTCTGATGAATGACCTTCGACACAGGAGATATGACCTGTCCGTAGAATTTCATGAAGATATTGACGCCAGGGGGTTCTATCTCTATGAACATTTTCCGGACGCCAAAGATCCGTTCGCGCCTTCCATCATTTCCAGGCTGGAAGAAAACGGGTTGACAATCCTGAAGGATCCCGTGATTGAGGGAATGCCGGCACAAAACGGAATTATCCATCCGGGAAAAGGGCGCAAAAGGTCCCACTTTCGCCGGCACGGCTGGCCCATGGCAATCTACATGTTCCGGCATGGTACTCCCCGAACGATCACTCTGGAAACTCCCACCACGGCTCCGCTTGACCAGCGGATCCGAATGCATCGACTGGCCTTTGAAACCGCCCTCGAAAAACTTCTTCAATCCAAAAAAATGTAAGAACTTTTTCATCTCCGGCATCAGGGAACGGGCAGAGGCATGATCGGATTGATGATCGGGGCCAGAGCAGCAATCCCATTCAGGGATAGCGTAAATCCGAAGCCTGTCTGTGCGGGAAGAGGGGCGGGTTCCTGGACCACATAATACATGAAAGCAGCACTCCAGCATTTTCCGTTATACCCTCCATTGAACGATTCCATCTGAATGCCGGCGGAAGCTCCTCTCCCGAGATCATCGTAATAGGCAATCCCTCCGAAAATGCCCATCTTGGTCGTAAAATTGATGGCCGGGACGAGAAAATTGACATCCTCCGGCTGGTCATACGCAACGGTCATCGCTGTCGGACTGAAAAAATTGCCCATCATGGGAACGCCCCCCTGACGAATGCCTGTTTGTCCGATCTGAAACTGGAAGAGGATCGGGGAATCCATCAGGGCCGCCTGATTGAGCACAATCGCCGTATCCTCCGTCTGGAAGTCTCCCTGCTGGGGATTGAAGAATCCTTCCCCAAAAACGGAGACCGGATTTCCGGGAAGGATGTGGGCAGACGCATAAACAGGAGAAAACGGCTGATTGAGAGGGAGAAAAGGATTCGGCAGAAGTTGTCCCGCATAATCAACGGGCGTTGAATTATATGGCTCGGTTCCCAGCTGATAGTCTTCTGCAAGTTTAAGGGACAACAATTCTTCCGAGCCATGGGAACCGTTGTAGAAGAACCTGTTCGTGACAGCATAATAGAGCGTGTTCATTCCGAGAATATTGTCTGTATATCCGCTCTGGATAATGGGAGTCTCATTGTTCTGGGGAGCATACTCATAATCTGTATCAAACTGGATCTGATGCGTGAGGGTCCCTCCACCCAGAAAAGCCGGGAGAGTAAAGTTTCTCTCCAGGGTGGATTCGGCTGTCACTCCAAAGTTGGGAATCGTCTGGGCATAGGGGGACAACGTCGTATATGTCGTACTGTAGGCCGACTCGAGAACACGGGCATGCGGTGAGATCAGAAGTGCCCCATCTCCCAGAGAGAAGCTTCCGTCCAGGCTGGGCTCTATCACCCCCCTCTGCAGGTAGATCGACCCGGATTGGAACATCACGCCGGAGAGAAAGGAGGAAAAGTAAAACGGCGAATCTCCAAGACGGTAGTCATAGAGGTTGCTGCTCCCCTGAGGAAGCTTTGAGACATTCGTGTTCAAACCCGGAAAAATATCTTCGTTATAGATGCCGGCCAGATTGATTTCACTGTCGTCCTGATAAAAATTGGCGAAAACACTCGACATCATCATCGGACTGAACGTCATCGTGCTGCCGGCGCTCATCAGCTGGTAGAAGTCCTGAGCGCTCACATAATTTATGTTGCCGACAACCGTTGTATTTTCACCCATATAGGAATACAGGTCTGTCGTCGACATGATATTGCTGTGAAGGTTCAGTGCCGGATCATCCACTCCCTGCTGCAAAATATTGAAACTGAGGTTCTGGTTGGAAGAAATCGACTGCCGATAGGTGATCCCTTCCCCCAGACCAAAATTTGACATTTCATCAAAGGTAAATGTCAGATCGTAAGAGGGATCGAGATTCCAGAAAAAGGAGTCGTAAAACACAACCCCCTGAATATTGTTGAACTGAACAAAGGGGAAGAGGAATCCCGACTTTTTTGGAGCCGTAGGGAAGGAAAAATAAGGAAGGTAAATGGCCGGGATGCCCTTGATGTCCAGAGTGTCTCCCACGCTCGAAAAATGGTCCCCCAGATAGACATCCCCGTTGTCCGTCGACAGAAGCCAGGTCGGGGATGTATTCGGCAGGCAGTCGCAGGTGGTGACACCACCGTCGATCACATGAAAGTGCTCCGGTGTAACCCTCTCGATCGTTTTTCCATGAATATAATAGGTATATTCCTGGCGGATATTTCCCTGATTGTAGAACTGGGTCGTCTGGACTTTTCCGTCGTAGACGGTCGCATGCCCGGTTTCAAGATTCATTTTCATCCGGGGACCTGTCATCAGCGTTTTCGGAGCCCGGAAACGAACATGGCCGGATGCCCACACGACATTTGTCTTCTTGTCGAGGATCAATTGATCGGCTTGAAGATAAAGGTTTCCTCTCTGCAGAAAGGCATGGCCATTGGCATGGATCAAATGCGTCCGGTGATTGAATCGGATATGGTCCGCCAAGACCGAAACCTTGTCCGGGTTCGGAGATCCCGCAGAAGGCCCCTCCGCAGCAAATGCCCATGTGCAATTCAAAAAGCAGGTGAAAATGATCAGCAGAAGAATGGAATGGAGTCGTGCGTGCATCCGACTGTGAAAAGTGCCGGACCGCATCACGATGGAGGAGAGGCAGAGGTGCGCTCGCCTGCATGCAGGGGAGAATCATCTCCCGAAAGCCATTTCTGAACACCTGCAACAAGGTAGAGGGAGCCGGTCACCACCAGAAGCCGGTCCGGCTCACCGGCAACCCAGTTGAAAGCCGATTGGCATATTTCCTTGAAAGAACCCGTGCGACAATCGATACCGGACCTTTGTTCCCTGAGATAAGAGGCAATGGTCAACGGTTCAACCCCATTGGTCCCGGGGGGAACAGTCAAAAAGAAGTGATCACCGGCTTCAGCGAAGATATGTGCCATAGACCGCCAGTCTTTCTCCCTGAGAAATCCGGAAAGGAAAGCGACTTTTCCGTTCTCTTGGCGAACGGCCTGAATTTGTCGAACGAGGTGTTCGGCCGCTTCGGGATTGTGGGCACCATCGAGAAAAGCGGAAAAACCCGGCACAGGTTCCCATCTTCCCGAATGAAACAGATGGAGAAGGG
The sequence above is drawn from the Leptospirillum ferriphilum ML-04 genome and encodes:
- a CDS encoding M14 family metallocarboxypeptidase; its protein translation is MEQIFDPGTLLKEMTSAAEKAGANKIRVKGQVAWEGKSVPILKILFRSKPENPRVLLSAGIHGDEPAGPHSVLSLLRAWKETPLSTFLQEINLDLFPMINPSGLDKNTRENAAGIDLNREFAKGHPAHEVRLLMNDLRHRRYDLSVEFHEDIDARGFYLYEHFPDAKDPFAPSIISRLEENGLTILKDPVIEGMPAQNGIIHPGKGRKRSHFRRHGWPMAIYMFRHGTPRTITLETPTTAPLDQRIRMHRLAFETALEKLLQSKKM
- a CDS encoding LPS-assembly protein LptD — translated: MADHIRFNHRTHLIHANGHAFLQRGNLYLQADQLILDKKTNVVWASGHVRFRAPKTLMTGPRMKMNLETGHATVYDGKVQTTQFYNQGNIRQEYTYYIHGKTIERVTPEHFHVIDGGVTTCDCLPNTSPTWLLSTDNGDVYLGDHFSSVGDTLDIKGIPAIYLPYFSFPTAPKKSGFLFPFVQFNNIQGVVFYDSFFWNLDPSYDLTFTFDEMSNFGLGEGITYRQSISSNQNLSFNILQQGVDDPALNLHSNIMSTTDLYSYMGENTTVVGNINYVSAQDFYQLMSAGSTMTFSPMMMSSVFANFYQDDSEINLAGIYNEDIFPGLNTNVSKLPQGSSNLYDYRLGDSPFYFSSFLSGVMFQSGSIYLQRGVIEPSLDGSFSLGDGALLISPHARVLESAYSTTYTTLSPYAQTIPNFGVTAESTLERNFTLPAFLGGGTLTHQIQFDTDYEYAPQNNETPIIQSGYTDNILGMNTLYYAVTNRFFYNGSHGSEELLSLKLAEDYQLGTEPYNSTPVDYAGQLLPNPFLPLNQPFSPVYASAHILPGNPVSVFGEGFFNPQQGDFQTEDTAIVLNQAALMDSPILFQFQIGQTGIRQGGVPMMGNFFSPTAMTVAYDQPEDVNFLVPAINFTTKMGIFGGIAYYDDLGRGASAGIQMESFNGGYNGKCWSAAFMYYVVQEPAPLPAQTGFGFTLSLNGIAALAPIINPIMPLPVP
- a CDS encoding NAD(+)/NADH kinase yields the protein MTKNASRQPISSVGIFTKPHRSDDIRLILESLIPWLEKQGISVYLDLEGSKTLPSTTGWTKEEIVRRADLVLVLGGDGTLLAAAGVVADHQLEKAKSSLPPPILGINLGNLGFLTEIQTSEIFDVLTKVLDGHYLTEKRLMLMTRIIRHGHSISESHVLNDVVINQGSKARLVEFDIYMDSLFVTSLKGDGVIFSTPTGSTAYNLSAGGPIVYPEMDGIIMTPICPHTLTHRPLLLPDQTRLEILIKKGDSVIVTFDGQVDHPLVAGDLIEITRSPAMTTLIVSPDRNYFEILRDKLKWGDRSHN